The following proteins come from a genomic window of Malus sylvestris chromosome 4, drMalSylv7.2, whole genome shotgun sequence:
- the LOC126618094 gene encoding dehydration-responsive element-binding protein 1A-like codes for NINLLLASFSDEEVILASSTPKKRAGRRVFNETRHPVYRGARRRNNDKWVCEMREPNKKKSRIWLGTYPTAEMAARVHDVAALAFRGRLACLNFADFAWRLPVPASIDSVDVRRAAEEAAETFRPAEFGGVSESGDDEKESKKMEGEKDCGGAEQSGSSFYLDEEEMFAMPKLLDSMAEGLLLSTRRRPGGNMNWDDMGSNDDVNLWSFSKQ; via the coding sequence AATATCAACCTGCTGCTGGCTTCGTTCTCCGACGAGGAGGTCATTTTGGCATCCAGCACGCCGAAGAAGCGAGCGGGGAGGAGAGTTTTCAACGAGACAAGGCACCCGGTTTACAGAGGAGCGAGGAGGAGGAACAACGACAAGTGGGTGTGCGAAATGAGAGAACCAAACAAGAAGAAGTCGAGGATATGGCTCGGAACTTATCCAACTGCAGAGATGGCAGCTCGGGTGCATGACGTGGCAGCATTGGCCTTTAGAGGGAGGCTTGCCTGCCTCAATTTTGCAGACTTCGCATGGCGCCTGCCTGTTCCGGCTTCCATTGATTCAGTGGATGTCAGGCGGGCGGCCGAGGAGGCTGCAGAGACATTCAGGCCAGCTGAGTTTGGCGGAGTGTCGGAAAGTGGGGATGATGAGAAGGAGAGCAAGAAAATGGAGGGGGAGAAGGATTGTGGAGGTGCGGAGCAAAGTGGCAGCTCGTTTTACTTGGATGAGGAGGAAATGTTCGCCATGCCAAAGTTGCTTGATAGTATGGCCGAAGGGCTTCTGCTCTCTACACGTCGCCGTCCAGGTGGCAACATGAATTGGGATGATATGGGAAGCAATGATGACGTCAATCTGTGGAGCTTCTCAAAGCAATAG